Proteins from a genomic interval of Clostridium sp. AN503:
- a CDS encoding DNA topoisomerase (ATP-hydrolyzing): MAEKILTTEYSEEMQRSYLNYSMSVITARAIPDARDGLKPVQRRVLYDMGELKLAHDKPHRKSARIVGDTMGKYHPHGDSSIYETLVVMSQNFKKGMALVDGHGNFGSIEGDGAAAMRYTEARLQKFAEEVYLKDLDKTVNFVPNYDESEKEPEVLPVRVPNLLINGAEGIAVGMSTSIPPHNLGEVVDLVQAYIDNPDMTTAEMMNLMPGPDFPTGGIIANKSDLAEIYETGSGKIKLRGKLEVELGKRRSDKDKLVITEIPYTMIGAGINKFLVDVADLVESRKLTDVVDISNQSNKDGIRIVLELKKDADIDKIKNILYKKTKLEDTFGVNMLAITHGRPETLNLRGILKNYLEFQYENATRKYQALLDKELEKKEIREGLIKACDVIDLIIAILRGSRNLKDAKACLTTGDISNIQFKHPGFEEDAKQLRFTERQATAILEMRLYKLIGLEIMALEKEYKECLKKIAQYEKILKSRKNMNVVIKEDLENIKKEFALPRKTVIEDGREAVYEEAPMEVQEVVFVMDRFGYCKILDRATYDRNQETVEAEYKYIIPCLNTDKLCIFTNTGSLHQTKVTDIPLGKLRDKGTPIDNVSKYDGSKEEIIFLTSFGKLTGQLLLFATKMAMVKQVPAEEFITNNRTVAATKLQEGDEVAVIRVVGAESDIVLQTTGDMFLRFSMEEIPELKKNSRGVRGMKLGKGEELEHVYFVSMEPEIVYKKKEVHLNRLKIAKRDGKGSKVRL; encoded by the coding sequence ATGGCTGAGAAGATATTAACAACAGAATATTCGGAGGAAATGCAGCGCAGTTATTTGAACTACTCCATGAGCGTCATCACGGCCAGAGCGATCCCTGACGCCAGGGACGGCTTAAAGCCGGTCCAGCGCCGCGTCCTCTACGATATGGGAGAGCTGAAGCTGGCCCATGACAAGCCCCACAGGAAGTCGGCCCGTATCGTCGGCGATACCATGGGTAAATACCACCCCCACGGTGACAGTTCCATCTATGAGACCCTGGTGGTCATGTCCCAGAACTTTAAAAAGGGTATGGCTTTGGTGGACGGCCACGGCAACTTCGGTTCCATCGAGGGCGATGGCGCCGCCGCCATGCGGTATACGGAAGCAAGGCTCCAGAAGTTTGCGGAGGAAGTCTACTTAAAGGATTTGGACAAAACAGTCAATTTTGTTCCCAACTACGACGAGTCGGAGAAGGAGCCGGAGGTGCTCCCGGTCCGCGTCCCCAACCTGCTGATCAACGGAGCGGAAGGCATCGCCGTAGGCATGAGCACCAGCATTCCCCCGCACAATCTGGGGGAAGTAGTAGATCTGGTCCAGGCCTATATTGATAACCCGGATATGACCACCGCAGAGATGATGAACCTGATGCCGGGACCGGATTTCCCCACCGGAGGCATTATCGCCAACAAAAGTGATTTAGCGGAGATCTATGAGACAGGCTCCGGTAAGATCAAGCTGCGCGGCAAACTGGAGGTGGAACTGGGCAAACGCCGCAGCGACAAGGATAAGCTGGTCATCACCGAGATCCCCTATACCATGATCGGTGCCGGTATCAACAAGTTTTTGGTGGACGTGGCGGATCTGGTGGAGAGCCGGAAGCTGACGGACGTGGTGGATATCTCCAACCAGTCCAACAAGGACGGCATCCGCATCGTGCTGGAACTGAAAAAAGATGCGGACATCGACAAAATCAAAAATATCCTCTATAAGAAAACCAAGCTGGAGGACACCTTCGGCGTCAACATGCTGGCGATCACCCATGGAAGGCCGGAGACACTGAACCTGCGCGGCATCCTTAAGAACTATCTGGAGTTCCAGTATGAGAACGCGACCCGCAAGTACCAGGCCCTGCTTGACAAGGAGCTGGAGAAAAAGGAGATCCGCGAGGGACTGATCAAGGCCTGTGACGTGATCGACTTGATCATCGCGATCCTGCGCGGTTCCCGGAATCTGAAAGACGCGAAAGCCTGTCTGACCACCGGCGATATCAGCAATATCCAGTTTAAGCATCCCGGCTTTGAGGAAGATGCAAAACAGCTGCGTTTTACGGAGAGGCAGGCCACCGCGATCCTGGAAATGCGCCTGTATAAGCTGATCGGCCTGGAGATCATGGCCCTTGAAAAGGAATATAAAGAGTGCTTAAAAAAGATCGCCCAGTACGAGAAGATCTTAAAGAGCCGCAAAAACATGAATGTGGTGATCAAAGAGGATTTGGAGAATATCAAAAAGGAATTTGCCCTTCCCAGAAAGACCGTGATCGAGGACGGACGGGAAGCCGTGTACGAGGAAGCGCCCATGGAGGTGCAGGAGGTGGTCTTTGTCATGGACCGGTTCGGTTACTGCAAGATCTTAGACCGTGCCACCTACGACAGGAACCAGGAGACCGTTGAGGCGGAGTACAAGTATATCATCCCCTGTTTGAATACCGATAAGCTCTGTATCTTTACCAATACGGGAAGCCTGCATCAGACGAAGGTGACCGATATCCCGCTTGGCAAGCTCAGAGACAAGGGAACGCCGATCGACAATGTGAGCAAGTACGACGGCAGCAAGGAGGAGATCATCTTCCTGACCAGCTTCGGCAAACTGACCGGACAGCTTCTCTTATTCGCAACAAAGATGGCTATGGTAAAACAGGTTCCCGCGGAGGAATTTATCACCAACAACAGGACGGTGGCAGCTACCAAGCTCCAGGAGGGCGACGAAGTGGCGGTCATCCGTGTGGTCGGCGCGGAGAGTGATATCGTGCTCCAGACCACAGGAGACATGTTCCTTAGATTTTCCATGGAGGAGATCCCGGAGCTTAAGAAAAACTCCCGGGGCGTGCGCGGCATGAAGCTCGGAAAAGGAGAGGAGTTAGAGCACGTCTACTTTGTGAGCATGGAGCCGGAGATCGTTTACAAAAAGAAGGAAGTGCATTTAAACCGCTTAAAGATCGCAAAGCGGGACGGCAAGGGGAGTAAGGTAAGGCTGTAA